TTCCATAAGGATTGTTCCGAGTGGGTACCACGAAGGGATCGGCTTTTTCATATGGCGCCGAGGGCACCTCGACGCATGAACATTTATTTACGGAGTAGCCGAGATATCGAAGTCGTCAAACGTCATGGGCGTCGTTTTTCTACGACCTTCTTCAATCTTCTCGCATGCAGGATGGACGAGGCCCCCACTCGAGTGGGGATCATTGTTGGAAGGCGATTCGGAAACGCCGTTCGGCGCAATCGAGCTAAGCGGGTATTCCGTGACTTGGCCAGAGCATGGTATCCGGACTTGGTACCGGGCCGAGGGCTTCTCGTATTTCCCAAACGTGACGCTCTCTTGCAGTCGAGGGAAGAACTGACCAATGCGTGGAAATCTTCGCTGGAGCGCATGCAGCTTCTTCGTCACAGTATAAAAGGTAGGTCGTGATATGCGACGCCTATGCTTATGGCTCATTCAAGGCTACCGGATGGTGATTTCCCCATTCCTCGGGCCAAATTGCCGCTTCGACCCAACGTGCTCGCAATATGCGTCAGAGGCGATTACCCGGTACGGGGCGTTGCACGGCCTCGGGCTGGCCCTGATTCGGCTCCTGAAGTGTCATCCTTTCCACCCCGGGGGTGAAGACCCGGTCAAGTAGTGACAATTCCATCTTTTTAAAGAAAGCATAACTCTCTCATGGATAAGCGAGTCATAGTATTCCTGGCGCTTTCGGTCACAATTATTCTCGGATACGAGTACCTGCTCACTGAGCTTGGTTTGCTCCCCGAAACGACTGTGTCCGAGCCGGGTGATCAGACGACCACCGAGGAACTATCTTCTAACGCAGGTACTGGAGGTCTGGAGTCTCAGGCTCCTCCCCTGCAGACAGGTAGTGGAGATTCCTCTCCAAAACTGATCACCGACAATGTGAACGCGCAGGCGGCCCGGAAGGAGCTTACTGCACCTGAAGTGGTCGAGGTGGAAACGAATCTGTATCGTGCCAAATTCACGAGTCGGGGGGCCACCCTCACAAGCTGGGAACTCAAAGAGTATCGTAGCATCCCTGAGGCTGAAACACTGGTTCAGCTCGTCAGACAAGGCAGTAAGTTCGCCCAGCCCTTGGCAGTCACAACCGATGACACCGCGCTCACAAAGGAGTTAGGCCAGGGAATCTATCGCGTCTCGAAGGACTTCACGACATTGGATCAGGAGCACCCAACCGGTCATGTCACCTTCTCCTATGAGAACCCAGGAAGCGGAACACGACTGGAAAAGCGGTTCACCTTTCATGTCGACAGCTATGTGGTGGACATGGAACTAGTGCAGAACGGGTTATCGGCGTCCACTCAAGTTGAATTGGGGACGAACTTTGGCATCGTGGACTGGGGCGAGGGGTTCATCGGTTCCGTCGGGGCAGCATCGCTCGTCGATGACAAGATTGAAAAGGGCATGCCCGACGCAGAGTTGGAGCGCAAAGGTACCGTAAAATGGGTCGCCTTGCAGGACAAGTATTTCATTTCGGCCTTGATGCCGAAGAATGGTTCCTCGACAGTAGCCAATAATCAGGGTGAAAAACTCGTTTCGACCGCTGTTCGTCTGCCAATTGATGGTTCAGGGGCACCGCTTCTCCTGCAGCTCTATGCTGGTCCTAAGGAGCATGACACCCTTGAGAACCTACACGAGGGCTTGGAAGATACCATCGATTTCGGATGGTTTCTTTTTGGGAGCTGGGACACGGTTCGAGCGATCGCGAAGCCAATCTTCCATATTCTCCGCTGGATCAATGAATATACGCATAACTATGGGTTGACCATCATCCTCCTGACGGTGGGAATCAAAGTGCTGTTCGTGCCTCTGCAGTACAAGAGTTATAAGTCTATGAAGCAGATGCAGACCATTCAACCCAAAGTGATGGCGCTACAGGAAAAGCTCAAGGACGATCGAGAGCGCCTGAATAAGGAACTCATCAAGCTCTACCGCGATCAGAAAGTGAATCCCGTGGGGGGTTGTCTCCCGATGGTGTTACAGATGCCGGTATTCGTGGCTCTGTTCAATATCCTGTACATGACCATCGACTTACGCCAAGCGCCTCTCGGCCTTTGGATTACTGATTTATCCGTGCAGGACCCCTTCTACATTCTCCCCATCATCATGGGAGTCAGCATGTTCGTGATGCAAAAGATCCAGCCTACCACTATGGATCCGAACCAGGCAAAAATCATGCTGCTGCTACCCGTGTTCATGACGTTTCTGTTTATTAACTTTCCTGCCGGTTTAGTGCTGTACTGGCTCACCAACAATGTATTGAGCATCGTTCAGCAGTTTGTCACTGATCGGTTCTTCTTCAAGAATCGACCTGTTTTACCCAGCGCAGAGAACGCCACCGTAAAGAAATGAAATCCCTCGGTTGCTTTCGACTCTGGTAGGGTTTCACACCGTAAGAACGGTCAGGACCATGGCTCTCGACGGATCACCTGACGATACCATTTGTGCCATCGCGACTCCCGTGGGCGAGGGAGGGATCGGAATTGTTCGGATTAGCGGGCCGAACGCCACCCATGTTGCCCACAAAGTCGTACGGTTCCGTTCCAATCAGTCCTTTCAAGCTGCCGCATCCCACATGCTTCGTACAGTTGATATTTTCGGTCCCCCTCACACTGTTCCACGCAACGAGTCACCTCCTGATGAAGCCCGTTTCCATTCGAATCTCATCGATCAAGGTTTGGCCGTCTACATGAAAGGACCGCGATCATTCACGGGCGAGGATGTTGTTGAAATTCATTGTCACGGGAGCGGAATTGCTCTCAAGCGCGTCTGCGAGGCTTGCGTGGTGGCTGGCGCCCGTTTAGCTCAGCCGGGCGAATTCACAAAACGGGCATTCCTAAACGGACGTCTGGACCTGTCCCAAGCTGAGGCCGTGTTAGATACGATCACAGCTAAATCGGAGCTTGGCCTGAAGATGGCCCAACGTCACCTCCGCGGTGCCCTCGGCCA
The sequence above is drawn from the Nitrospira sp. genome and encodes:
- the yidD gene encoding membrane protein insertion efficiency factor YidD, producing MRRLCLWLIQGYRMVISPFLGPNCRFDPTCSQYASEAITRYGALHGLGLALIRLLKCHPFHPGGEDPVK
- the yidC gene encoding membrane protein insertase YidC, whose amino-acid sequence is MDKRVIVFLALSVTIILGYEYLLTELGLLPETTVSEPGDQTTTEELSSNAGTGGLESQAPPLQTGSGDSSPKLITDNVNAQAARKELTAPEVVEVETNLYRAKFTSRGATLTSWELKEYRSIPEAETLVQLVRQGSKFAQPLAVTTDDTALTKELGQGIYRVSKDFTTLDQEHPTGHVTFSYENPGSGTRLEKRFTFHVDSYVVDMELVQNGLSASTQVELGTNFGIVDWGEGFIGSVGAASLVDDKIEKGMPDAELERKGTVKWVALQDKYFISALMPKNGSSTVANNQGEKLVSTAVRLPIDGSGAPLLLQLYAGPKEHDTLENLHEGLEDTIDFGWFLFGSWDTVRAIAKPIFHILRWINEYTHNYGLTIILLTVGIKVLFVPLQYKSYKSMKQMQTIQPKVMALQEKLKDDRERLNKELIKLYRDQKVNPVGGCLPMVLQMPVFVALFNILYMTIDLRQAPLGLWITDLSVQDPFYILPIIMGVSMFVMQKIQPTTMDPNQAKIMLLLPVFMTFLFINFPAGLVLYWLTNNVLSIVQQFVTDRFFFKNRPVLPSAENATVKK
- the rnpA gene encoding ribonuclease P protein component; protein product: MNIYLRSSRDIEVVKRHGRRFSTTFFNLLACRMDEAPTRVGIIVGRRFGNAVRRNRAKRVFRDLARAWYPDLVPGRGLLVFPKRDALLQSREELTNAWKSSLERMQLLRHSIKGRS